A genomic segment from Vagococcus zengguangii encodes:
- the mutS gene encoding DNA mismatch repair protein MutS — MMEQYLGIKAQYPDAFLFYRLGDFYEMFYEDATNASQILEITLTSRNRNAENPIPMAGIPYHSAQGYIDTLIEKGYKVAICEQVEDPKESKGMVKREVVRLITPGTFMESKGLDAKDNNYLTALYFDDNVQKYGFAYVDLSTGELKTSTLEQDDSVLNECSSLQTKEVVLASEISETLKQQLTQRLNVLFSTQLESTSTTEVAYLSENLKDDTQRMVVERLLAYLSTTQKRSLGHLQQAESYEPAHFLKLDHYSKFNLELSQSIRSGKKQGTLLWLLDETKTAMGGRLLKQWLDRPLIQASQITARQNMVESLLNAYFERLDLQEALKNVYDLERLAGRVAYGSVNGRDLLQLKVSLQQIPMIRELLEGINQGEWAELLVDLDPVTDVVDLIEQAIDEDAPLAITEGNVIKSGFNEQLDVYRDAMTNGKRWIAELEAHEREETGIKKLKIGFNRVFGYYIEVTKSQLDLVPENRYDRKQTLANAERFITPELKEKERLILEAEEKSQSLEYQLFLQVREVIKESIERLQTLAKAVSAIDVLQSFASVSEKYQYVRPTMVEAGKELSLIEGRHPVVEKVLGHQKYVPNTVKMDPETMILLITGPNMSGKSTYMRQLALTVIMAQMGCFVPAESAMMPIFDQIFTRIGASDDLISGQSTFMVEMMEANEALRHATPQSLILFDEIGRGTATYDGMALAEAIVEYIHQEVGAKTLFSTHYHELTDLDQTLAGLENIHVGAVEKDGDVVFLHKMMDGPADKSYGIHVAKLAGLPQPLLERASVILSHLEGNHVEKKNSGETSSLTMPAPPEPVVKTPVVAEEPVMEVGQLSLFDEVSSEESAVLDSVKNANVLNMTPLEAMTLINEWQRQLKG; from the coding sequence ATGATGGAACAATATTTAGGTATCAAGGCACAGTATCCTGATGCCTTTCTTTTTTACCGTCTGGGAGATTTTTATGAAATGTTTTATGAGGATGCGACCAATGCCTCACAAATTTTAGAAATTACGTTAACAAGTCGCAATCGTAACGCCGAAAACCCAATCCCAATGGCAGGAATTCCGTACCATTCAGCGCAAGGATATATTGATACCTTGATTGAAAAAGGTTATAAAGTGGCGATTTGTGAGCAAGTCGAAGACCCCAAAGAATCCAAAGGAATGGTCAAACGTGAAGTCGTCCGTTTAATTACACCTGGAACCTTTATGGAATCAAAAGGGTTAGATGCCAAAGATAACAATTATCTAACTGCTCTTTATTTTGATGATAATGTACAAAAATACGGCTTTGCCTATGTGGATTTAAGTACCGGTGAATTAAAAACGAGTACGCTTGAGCAAGACGATAGTGTACTAAATGAATGCAGCAGCTTACAGACCAAGGAAGTTGTGTTAGCAAGTGAGATTAGTGAGACACTAAAACAACAATTAACCCAACGTTTGAATGTTTTATTTTCAACGCAATTAGAAAGTACTTCGACGACTGAAGTCGCGTATTTATCAGAGAATTTAAAAGATGACACGCAACGCATGGTCGTAGAACGTTTATTAGCCTATTTAAGTACGACACAAAAACGTAGCTTAGGTCATTTACAACAGGCTGAAAGCTATGAACCAGCGCACTTTTTAAAGTTGGATCACTATTCAAAATTCAATTTAGAATTAAGTCAGTCGATTCGTTCTGGCAAAAAACAAGGAACGCTTTTGTGGCTATTAGACGAAACAAAAACGGCGATGGGTGGTCGTTTATTAAAACAGTGGCTAGATCGCCCCTTGATTCAAGCGAGTCAAATTACCGCTCGCCAAAATATGGTGGAGTCATTATTAAATGCTTATTTTGAACGCTTAGATTTACAAGAAGCATTAAAAAATGTTTATGATTTAGAACGTTTAGCAGGGCGTGTGGCGTATGGTTCTGTCAACGGTCGTGATTTATTGCAATTAAAAGTGTCACTCCAACAAATTCCGATGATTCGTGAATTGTTAGAAGGCATAAATCAAGGTGAATGGGCTGAATTATTAGTCGATTTAGACCCAGTCACTGATGTCGTTGACTTGATTGAACAAGCCATCGATGAAGACGCACCACTTGCGATTACAGAAGGCAATGTCATCAAGAGTGGTTTCAATGAACAGTTAGATGTCTATCGTGATGCGATGACCAATGGCAAACGTTGGATTGCCGAGTTAGAAGCCCATGAACGCGAAGAAACAGGGATTAAGAAGCTAAAAATAGGTTTTAACCGTGTCTTTGGTTATTACATTGAAGTGACTAAGAGCCAGTTAGACTTAGTCCCAGAAAATCGCTATGACCGCAAGCAAACGTTAGCGAATGCTGAGCGTTTTATTACACCAGAACTAAAAGAAAAAGAACGTCTTATTTTAGAAGCAGAAGAAAAATCGCAAAGTTTAGAATATCAATTATTCCTACAAGTCCGAGAAGTAATCAAAGAATCCATTGAGCGTCTGCAAACGTTAGCCAAAGCAGTTTCAGCGATTGATGTCTTACAAAGTTTTGCGAGTGTTAGTGAGAAATATCAATATGTTCGTCCAACGATGGTTGAGGCCGGAAAAGAATTAAGCTTAATAGAAGGTCGTCATCCAGTTGTTGAAAAAGTACTGGGCCATCAAAAATACGTGCCGAACACAGTCAAAATGGATCCAGAAACGATGATTCTCTTAATTACTGGTCCAAACATGTCAGGTAAAAGTACCTACATGCGTCAATTAGCCTTAACGGTGATTATGGCGCAAATGGGTTGTTTTGTGCCAGCTGAATCAGCGATGATGCCAATTTTTGATCAAATTTTTACCCGAATTGGCGCATCAGATGACTTGATTTCGGGACAAAGTACGTTCATGGTTGAGATGATGGAAGCCAATGAAGCACTACGTCACGCGACCCCACAAAGTTTGATTTTATTCGATGAAATTGGCCGTGGAACTGCCACTTATGATGGGATGGCGTTAGCCGAAGCGATTGTCGAATATATTCATCAAGAAGTTGGTGCCAAAACATTATTCTCAACGCATTACCATGAACTAACTGATTTAGATCAAACGTTAGCGGGGCTTGAAAATATTCACGTCGGCGCGGTTGAAAAAGATGGGGATGTCGTCTTCTTACACAAAATGATGGACGGTCCAGCTGATAAAAGTTACGGAATTCACGTGGCGAAGTTAGCCGGCTTACCACAACCTTTATTAGAACGTGCGAGTGTGATTTTGTCTCATTTGGAAGGCAATCATGTGGAGAAAAAAAATTCAGGTGAAACGTCAAGCCTAACAATGCCAGCTCCTCCAGAACCAGTTGTTAAAACACCAGTTGTGGCTGAAGAACCAGTGATGGAAGTCGGCCAATTGTCATTGTTTGATGAAGTCAGTTCGGAAGAATCCGCTGTTTTAGATTCAGTAAAAAATGCGAATGTCTTAAATATGACGCCACTTGAAGCTATGACGTTAATTAATGAATGGCAACGTCAATTAAAAGGATAG
- a CDS encoding aldose epimerase family protein — protein sequence MTISVQDFGNGATLYTITNKHNVSLSATDLGARIVKWLVPTAEGEKNIVLGFDNATGYQTIDTYLGSTIGRVAGRISNGQFEIDGTDYQVETQASQNNHTLHGGPESFETKIWKTDVNEAQNQLVFSYHSPDGENGFPGNLEVQVTYTLTDDNEWVIDYQATTDNATLFNPTNHVYFNLTGNHEETIHEHTLQLASDMFAVINEDVTVTGEKRAVDGTPFDFRQASKLAQIYDTNYEQNVLVGGLDHPFFLEKTTEPQAVLTSPSGDIKVEMHTDEDAVVIFSANFGPDKEDGSEKITNFTGITLETQAAPGAIEFDGFGDIVLRPGQTYRSQTGFKVIY from the coding sequence ATGACAATTTCAGTGCAAGATTTTGGTAACGGAGCAACACTTTATACGATAACTAACAAACATAACGTTTCATTAAGCGCAACTGATTTAGGTGCGCGTATTGTTAAATGGCTAGTACCTACAGCTGAAGGCGAGAAAAATATCGTGCTTGGTTTTGATAATGCGACTGGCTATCAAACAATTGATACTTACTTAGGTTCAACCATTGGACGTGTGGCTGGACGTATTTCTAACGGACAATTCGAGATTGACGGAACTGACTATCAAGTCGAAACGCAAGCAAGTCAAAATAATCATACTCTACATGGGGGACCGGAAAGTTTTGAAACTAAAATTTGGAAAACAGACGTTAATGAAGCACAAAATCAATTAGTGTTTAGTTATCATAGTCCCGATGGAGAAAATGGTTTTCCAGGAAATTTAGAGGTGCAAGTAACTTATACGTTAACAGATGATAATGAATGGGTGATTGATTACCAAGCGACAACCGATAATGCGACACTATTTAATCCTACAAACCATGTTTATTTCAACTTAACAGGGAACCATGAAGAAACCATTCATGAGCATACGTTGCAATTAGCAAGTGACATGTTCGCGGTGATTAACGAAGATGTTACGGTAACTGGAGAAAAACGTGCCGTGGATGGAACGCCTTTTGACTTCCGCCAAGCTAGCAAACTCGCACAAATTTATGACACTAATTACGAACAAAACGTATTAGTGGGTGGTTTAGATCATCCTTTCTTCTTAGAAAAAACAACGGAACCACAAGCCGTTTTAACTAGCCCTTCAGGTGATATAAAAGTTGAAATGCATACAGACGAAGACGCGGTGGTGATTTTCTCTGCTAACTTTGGGCCGGATAAAGAAGATGGAAGTGAAAAAATTACTAACTTCACAGGTATTACCTTAGAAACACAAGCCGCTCCTGGGGCAATCGAATTTGATGGCTTTGGGGATATTGTTTTACGCCCAGGTCAAACCTATCGTTCACAAACAGGCTTTAAAGTTATTTACTAA
- a CDS encoding TIGR00282 family metallophosphoesterase yields MRILFVGDVVGSLGRDLITEYLPKLKQKEKPQVTIVNGENAAGGRGITEKIYKKLLQDGADVVTLGNHTWDNREIFEFIERAPKMVRPANFPEATTPGQGIVYVKVNAIELAVINLQGRTFMTPIDDPFTKIEALVAEARERTPFIFVDFHAETTSEKQAMGWFLNGQVSAVVGTHTHVQTSDARILPQGTAYLTDVGMTGPYDGILGMQRDNVINKFITALPHRFEVVENGRGILSYCVIDINDKTGKATKITSGLINEDHPFR; encoded by the coding sequence ATGCGCATATTATTTGTCGGAGATGTAGTTGGGTCTTTAGGAAGAGACTTAATTACGGAATATCTTCCAAAGTTAAAACAAAAAGAAAAACCTCAGGTGACGATTGTAAACGGTGAAAATGCCGCTGGTGGTCGTGGGATTACTGAGAAAATTTATAAAAAATTATTACAAGATGGGGCTGATGTGGTAACCCTTGGGAATCATACTTGGGATAATCGTGAAATTTTTGAATTTATTGAGCGAGCGCCTAAAATGGTTCGTCCAGCCAATTTTCCAGAAGCAACGACGCCCGGTCAAGGGATTGTCTATGTGAAAGTGAATGCGATTGAATTAGCGGTCATTAATTTACAAGGTCGCACGTTTATGACGCCAATTGACGATCCGTTTACTAAGATTGAAGCGTTAGTAGCTGAAGCCCGTGAACGTACGCCGTTTATTTTCGTTGATTTTCATGCAGAAACAACGAGTGAAAAACAAGCAATGGGTTGGTTTTTAAATGGCCAAGTTTCAGCGGTAGTCGGCACGCATACCCATGTTCAAACGTCTGATGCCCGTATTTTACCACAAGGCACAGCCTACTTAACCGATGTTGGGATGACAGGTCCTTACGACGGGATTCTAGGGATGCAGCGTGATAACGTGATTAATAAATTTATCACCGCCTTACCACATCGTTTTGAAGTGGTGGAGAATGGCCGTGGCATTTTATCCTACTGTGTGATTGATATTAATGATAAGACAGGTAAAGCAACGAAAATTACAAGTGGGTTGATTAACGAAGATCATCCGTTTAGATAA
- a CDS encoding undecaprenyl-diphosphate phosphatase, translated as MDWFNILKAIILGIVEGITEWLPVSSTGHLILVQEFINFDARPEFVEMFNVVIQLGAILAVVIIFFNKLNPFAPSKSTEERKDTWSLWFKVVVGCIPAGVLGILLDDWFESNFHKFLPIAIMLILYGVLFIVIENFNKKRTPKINNFKEFTYQTAFLIGLFQVLALMPGTSRSGATILGALLIGTSRFVATEFSFFLSIPVMFGGSLVKLLKFFSEGTGFQGDELTILLVGSLVSFLVSIVAIKFLLSFIKTNDFKPFGWYRIILGIILIGYWIIFL; from the coding sequence ATGGATTGGTTTAATATTTTAAAAGCAATTATTTTAGGGATTGTCGAAGGCATCACTGAATGGTTGCCTGTAAGTAGTACTGGACATTTAATTTTAGTCCAAGAGTTTATTAATTTTGACGCACGTCCTGAATTTGTTGAAATGTTTAATGTCGTGATTCAATTAGGGGCAATCTTAGCGGTAGTTATTATTTTCTTCAACAAACTGAACCCCTTCGCTCCTTCTAAGAGTACTGAAGAGCGAAAAGATACTTGGTCACTTTGGTTCAAAGTCGTTGTAGGCTGCATTCCAGCTGGAGTTTTAGGTATTCTATTAGATGATTGGTTCGAGTCAAACTTCCACAAGTTCTTACCAATCGCAATTATGTTAATTTTATACGGGGTACTATTCATTGTTATTGAAAACTTTAATAAAAAACGTACACCCAAAATTAACAACTTCAAAGAATTCACGTATCAAACGGCCTTCTTAATTGGTTTATTCCAAGTATTAGCCTTGATGCCCGGAACTTCTCGATCTGGCGCAACTATTTTAGGGGCTTTATTAATTGGAACATCACGTTTTGTCGCAACTGAATTTTCATTCTTCCTAAGTATCCCAGTCATGTTCGGAGGTAGCTTAGTAAAACTATTAAAATTCTTTAGCGAAGGAACAGGTTTCCAAGGCGACGAATTAACTATCTTATTAGTTGGCTCACTTGTTTCATTCCTAGTATCCATTGTTGCGATTAAGTTCTTATTGAGCTTTATCAAAACCAATGACTTCAAACCTTTTGGCTGGTACCGAATTATCCTTGGTATTATCTTAATTGGTTACTGGATTATTTTCTTATAA
- a CDS encoding YlbF family regulator yields the protein MSEADKFQMEQTVEAALQDLLAELAENPVIIDYKTIEEQAKNHPKLSELAEAIKFQQKQAVKFAHYGKPVAEQEAIKQADELMREFEDHPLVVTYRQRLIEANDLLQYVTNLIEKEVNIALTLKFEDALTNYQSNEKE from the coding sequence ATGAGTGAAGCAGATAAATTTCAAATGGAACAAACGGTTGAGGCCGCGTTGCAAGATTTATTAGCAGAGCTGGCTGAAAACCCGGTGATTATCGATTATAAAACAATTGAAGAACAAGCTAAGAACCATCCTAAATTGTCAGAGCTAGCTGAAGCGATTAAGTTTCAGCAAAAACAAGCAGTTAAATTTGCGCATTACGGCAAACCAGTTGCTGAGCAAGAAGCAATTAAACAAGCGGATGAGTTAATGCGAGAATTTGAAGACCATCCGTTAGTTGTGACGTATCGTCAACGCTTAATTGAAGCTAATGATTTATTACAATATGTGACCAATTTGATTGAAAAAGAGGTTAATATCGCGTTAACGCTCAAATTTGAAGACGCGTTGACTAACTATCAATCAAATGAAAAGGAATAG
- a CDS encoding Maf family protein, whose protein sequence is MKKIILASQSPRRKELLAHITSDFEVQPADIDETVTPGITPEVYVTQMAEQKAAHIFNQYPDHLVIGCDTVVVMDGEILGKPVDKEDAKAMLQRYSNRTHDVLTGLTLMSKDKQITKLAQASVTFYPLDDDQINDYVASEEPMDKAGAYGIQGGASIFIKEIEGDYYAIVGFPVGLVNELLKSF, encoded by the coding sequence ATGAAAAAAATTATTTTAGCCTCACAATCACCAAGAAGAAAAGAATTACTAGCCCACATTACATCAGATTTTGAGGTACAGCCGGCTGATATTGATGAAACAGTCACACCAGGTATCACACCTGAAGTGTATGTCACACAAATGGCAGAACAAAAAGCAGCGCATATTTTTAACCAATATCCGGATCATTTAGTAATAGGTTGTGATACGGTCGTGGTGATGGATGGTGAAATTTTAGGGAAACCTGTTGATAAAGAAGATGCTAAAGCGATGTTACAACGCTATTCTAATCGCACACATGATGTCTTAACGGGCTTAACTTTAATGTCTAAAGACAAGCAAATCACCAAACTTGCACAAGCGAGCGTGACGTTTTATCCTTTAGATGACGATCAAATTAATGACTATGTTGCTAGTGAGGAGCCGATGGATAAAGCGGGTGCTTATGGCATTCAAGGTGGTGCGTCAATTTTTATTAAAGAAATTGAGGGCGACTATTATGCCATTGTTGGTTTTCCAGTGGGATTAGTCAATGAATTGTTGAAAAGTTTCTAA
- a CDS encoding amino acid ABC transporter ATP-binding protein, producing MENMIEIINLHKQYGDNLVLKGVDLAIQPGEVVTIIGSSGSGKSTLLRCINLLEEPTSGDIKFKGDSILAENYSLSTLRTHLGMVFQHFNLFDNLDVLQNCVVGQVQVLKRNPKEAEQVALANLEKVGMREFAHARPKQLSGGQKQRVAIARALSMNPDCLLFDEPTSALDPEMVGEVLKIMRELADEGLTMVVVTHEMTFARDVSDRVIFMNQGIVAEEGTPEEIFNNPKEARTQEFLKRVLDNN from the coding sequence ATGGAAAACATGATTGAGATTATCAATTTACATAAACAATATGGGGATAACTTAGTTCTTAAAGGCGTAGATTTAGCTATCCAACCTGGTGAAGTAGTAACCATTATTGGTTCATCTGGTTCCGGAAAATCAACGCTACTACGTTGTATTAACTTATTAGAAGAGCCGACTAGTGGTGATATCAAATTTAAAGGCGATAGTATTTTAGCTGAAAACTACTCTTTATCAACTCTACGTACACACTTAGGGATGGTGTTCCAACACTTTAATTTGTTTGATAATTTAGATGTTTTACAAAACTGTGTCGTTGGACAAGTCCAAGTCTTAAAACGTAATCCCAAAGAAGCTGAACAAGTTGCCTTAGCTAATTTAGAAAAAGTTGGCATGCGTGAATTCGCTCATGCCCGTCCCAAACAATTATCAGGCGGACAAAAACAACGTGTCGCGATTGCTCGTGCGCTATCAATGAATCCTGATTGTTTGTTATTCGACGAACCAACCTCAGCCCTTGACCCAGAGATGGTAGGTGAAGTCTTAAAAATCATGCGTGAATTAGCCGACGAAGGTTTAACCATGGTGGTTGTGACACATGAGATGACGTTTGCTCGTGACGTTTCAGATCGTGTGATTTTCATGAACCAAGGCATTGTCGCTGAAGAAGGCACACCAGAAGAAATTTTCAACAACCCTAAAGAAGCACGTACCCAAGAATTCTTAAAACGTGTTTTAGACAACAATTAA
- the msrB gene encoding peptide-methionine (R)-S-oxide reductase MsrB, whose product MSKPSKEELKVTLTPLQYEVTQESGTEMPYSSEYDQFDEQGIYVDIVGGEPLFCSLDKYDAGCGWPSFTKPIATLQELDDFKLSRARTEVRSSQSDSHLGHVFNDGPVEAGGLRYCINGAALRFVPVSQMAEQGYEDYLVLFE is encoded by the coding sequence ATGAGTAAACCATCAAAAGAAGAATTAAAGGTGACGTTAACACCTTTACAATATGAGGTAACACAAGAAAGTGGAACGGAGATGCCATATTCAAGTGAGTATGATCAGTTTGATGAACAAGGGATTTACGTGGATATCGTTGGAGGCGAACCGTTATTTTGTTCATTAGATAAATATGATGCTGGTTGTGGTTGGCCATCATTTACGAAGCCAATTGCGACACTACAAGAATTAGATGATTTCAAATTAAGCCGTGCGCGTACGGAAGTGCGTAGTAGTCAATCGGATTCACACCTAGGTCACGTGTTTAACGATGGACCTGTCGAAGCCGGTGGTTTGCGTTATTGTATTAACGGGGCCGCACTACGATTCGTGCCAGTCAGTCAAATGGCAGAACAAGGATATGAGGATTATTTAGTTTTATTTGAATAG
- the mutL gene encoding DNA mismatch repair endonuclease MutL — protein sequence MSKIQELSEQLANQIAAGEVVERPASVVKELVENAIDAGSTQIDINLEEAGLKKIQVIDNGEGIAADDVLNAFKRHATSKILTQDDLFRIKTLGFRGEALPSIASVSRFTLETSTGEEEGSYVYLEGGKVKEHKPHSLRKGTNITVADLFYNTPARLKYVKTLQTELSNIVDLLNRLAMSHPNIAFRLVHDGNQMLRTTGNGDLKQAIAGIYGVSTAKKMLAVAGEDLDFKVSGYVSLPELTRAGRQYISIIINGRYIRNFALNKAIIAGYGSKLMVGRYPIAVLQIEMDPLLVDVNVHPTKQEVRLSKEPELMHLIETSIKAVFEEQRLVPQVDTKDIFKKKVPKEKPVEQLSLTSEEVQARLNELKSSANSVTSPMEQPLRSATIGKTGLTYDATSGRFYVDKQKVANDVPPVVAEPNTLLAEVEAESTPIVPTSPTKIHKPTVHSTSMGSGIVDIAHVSLEKLAQPFGEEVAIESKHVTSEPPVLELTDVNEPTKKAFPHLEYFGQMHGTYLFAQSEEGLFIVDQHAAQERIKYEYYREKIGDVGSDLQELLIPIVLEYPRSDLLKIQEKESLLQEVGIHLEAFGSNSFIVRSHPTWYPKGEEEAIIREMIETLLHTGKVSVAKFREDTAIMMSCKKSIKANHHLEPNQARQLLEDLAKCQNPYNCPHGRPVLVHFTNKEMEKMFKRIQDPH from the coding sequence ATGAGCAAAATTCAAGAACTTTCAGAACAACTAGCCAATCAAATCGCGGCCGGTGAAGTCGTTGAACGTCCCGCTTCGGTTGTCAAAGAGCTAGTTGAAAATGCGATTGATGCTGGTAGCACACAAATTGATATTAATTTAGAAGAAGCTGGCCTAAAGAAAATCCAAGTGATTGATAATGGTGAAGGCATTGCTGCTGATGATGTCTTGAATGCTTTTAAACGCCACGCCACTAGTAAAATTTTGACCCAAGATGACCTGTTTAGAATTAAGACATTAGGATTCCGTGGTGAAGCCTTACCGAGTATCGCGTCTGTTTCACGTTTCACCTTAGAAACATCGACGGGCGAAGAGGAAGGTAGCTATGTTTATCTTGAGGGTGGTAAGGTCAAGGAACACAAACCTCATTCACTACGTAAAGGGACAAATATAACGGTTGCTGATTTATTTTATAACACACCAGCACGTTTAAAATATGTGAAGACATTACAAACAGAATTATCAAACATTGTCGATTTATTGAATCGCTTAGCCATGAGTCATCCCAATATTGCTTTTCGTCTCGTTCATGATGGTAATCAAATGCTGCGCACTACAGGCAATGGTGATTTGAAACAAGCGATTGCGGGGATTTACGGTGTTAGCACAGCAAAAAAAATGTTAGCTGTCGCAGGTGAAGACTTAGATTTTAAAGTATCCGGTTATGTCTCGCTGCCTGAACTAACGAGAGCTGGTCGCCAATATATTTCAATTATTATTAACGGGCGCTACATTCGTAACTTTGCGCTTAATAAAGCAATAATCGCGGGGTATGGTTCGAAATTAATGGTTGGCCGTTACCCAATTGCCGTCCTACAAATTGAAATGGATCCGTTATTGGTCGATGTCAACGTTCATCCGACTAAGCAAGAAGTTCGTTTAAGTAAAGAACCAGAATTGATGCACTTAATCGAAACAAGTATTAAAGCCGTTTTCGAAGAACAACGCCTCGTACCACAAGTTGATACCAAAGATATTTTTAAGAAAAAAGTACCGAAAGAAAAGCCGGTTGAGCAATTAAGTTTAACGAGTGAAGAAGTTCAAGCAAGGTTAAATGAGCTAAAAAGTAGTGCCAATTCCGTGACATCACCAATGGAGCAGCCACTGCGTTCTGCTACTATCGGTAAAACGGGTCTAACCTATGATGCCACCAGTGGCCGTTTCTATGTTGATAAACAAAAAGTTGCCAATGACGTGCCACCGGTTGTTGCTGAACCAAACACGTTACTAGCTGAGGTAGAAGCTGAGTCCACGCCGATTGTGCCAACCTCACCAACAAAGATTCATAAACCAACCGTTCATTCAACAAGTATGGGCAGTGGTATCGTGGATATTGCTCACGTTTCACTAGAAAAATTAGCACAGCCGTTTGGTGAAGAAGTGGCGATTGAGTCTAAACATGTTACATCAGAACCACCAGTCCTAGAGTTAACGGATGTGAATGAACCAACTAAAAAAGCTTTCCCTCATTTAGAATATTTTGGTCAAATGCATGGAACTTATTTATTTGCTCAAAGTGAAGAAGGGTTATTTATTGTCGATCAACATGCTGCCCAAGAACGGATTAAGTACGAATATTACCGTGAAAAAATTGGTGATGTCGGTTCCGATTTACAAGAACTCTTAATTCCAATCGTCTTAGAGTATCCGCGTTCAGATTTACTCAAAATTCAAGAAAAAGAAAGCCTTCTTCAAGAAGTTGGGATTCATTTGGAAGCATTTGGTAGCAATAGTTTCATCGTGCGTTCGCATCCGACTTGGTACCCGAAAGGTGAAGAAGAAGCAATTATTCGTGAGATGATTGAGACTTTACTGCATACTGGCAAAGTTAGTGTCGCCAAGTTCCGAGAAGATACCGCCATTATGATGAGCTGTAAAAAATCAATCAAAGCGAATCATCATTTGGAACCTAACCAAGCACGCCAACTATTAGAAGATTTGGCTAAATGTCAAAACCCTTATAATTGTCCGCATGGGCGTCCAGTGCTAGTCCATTTTACAAATAAGGAAATGGAAAAAATGTTCAAACGCATTCAAGATCCACATTAA